The nucleotide window CCCCCGGCCAAGTCCTGATCGCCATCGGCCACTCGCAGTCGCAACTTCGGGCACTGTTCGTTGTACGCACAGCTATATCCCGCCCAGACCGTGATCTCGGACGGGCACCACAGCCCGTCGACCACATACGGAGACAGCGGATCGGATTCGTCCGCTCCGACCGGCGAGGTAAGACCGATAAGCCAGCACGCGACCAGACACGCCCAAACATAGCGAGGAGACAACGACATCGCTCGACCCCTTCGTGCACCATCAGGTCCGCGGCCCGACGGCGATGAACGATATAATTTTACGCACGAGTCATAGAACAGCTATATTTTTTCTCATCACAGCGGACTACTTGACACATCGGAACCCAACGCCCAGTAGAACGCCAAGCTCTGCAAGCGGGCGGCGCCTCGACATCCTCATATCGACGGCGTCTTCAAAAAACGCGCTGCTGCGCCAAACCCTGTTCACACCAGATCCAGGTCCAGGTGGATCTGTATCCGGGGTCGGTCGACCAGCGAAATAGCTGTCGCTGTACCAATCATTGACCCACTCTCCGACGTTACCCATCACGTCGTAGAGGCCCCACGCGTTAGGGATCTTGCTCGCCACGGGGTGCGTAATTGCCTCATCATCCTCCGTTAGCCCATACCACGCATTGTCCTCCAGGCACGCCACGTCGTCTCCGCAATAGAATTTGGTGGTGGTGCCGGCGCGGGCGGCGTACTCCCACTCGGCCTCCGTCGGCAGTCGCCCGCCCACCGCCTCGCAGAACGCCTTCGCGTCGTCCCACGACACCATCTCCACCGGGCAGTTGCCGCCGCACGAGGCGAAGTGGCTCGGGTTCGAGCCCATCACCGCGGCGTACTGCGCCTGCGTCGTCTCGGTCGCGGCCATCTGGAACGACTGCGTGAGAATGACCGTGCGCGGCGGGTTTTCGTGGTCCTCGCAGTCCGTGTCGCCCGCCGAGCAGCCCATGACGAACGTGCCCGCGGGGATCGTCACCCACGCAATCTCGGTGTCGTCGTCGCCGCCGTCATCGTCGTCATCATCATCGTCGTCGTCTCCGCTGCCGTCATCGTCGCCGGAGCCGTCGTCGTCACCGGCGCCGCCATCGTCATCGACGTGTTCGTCCGCGTCATCGTCGCCCGACGAGGAGCGCCCACCTCCGTCGTCCCCGCCCCCGCCGCCGCAGGAAGCGGCGAGCAGCACGAGAACGAAGAAAGCCGCCAGAACACCCAACCCCGCCGGTTTCCGTTCGCTACGCATAGGGACCTCCGAAGATCAAAACTCTGCCCGCGTCTCAACAGAAAACACTAATCCCTTAAACGCACGAGTTGTAGCTAAGTGGTTATACACGAAATTTGAAAAATAGTTAATGCATATCATTATTTTTTCGATTCTCGTTTATGCAACTATTTACTTTGATTTCGCCTTTTTCAACCAGATCAGGTGCGTCGCTACTCTCAAACACGAAAAACCGACTGAGGTCACATGAAACCTCTCCAGTGGCCAACTTTCGAATATAGACGTACGTTGGTTGCGAATAGACTCTTTCCG belongs to Deltaproteobacteria bacterium and includes:
- a CDS encoding formylglycine-generating enzyme family protein, yielding MRSERKPAGLGVLAAFFVLVLLAASCGGGGGDDGGGRSSSGDDDADEHVDDDGGAGDDDGSGDDDGSGDDDDDDDDDDGGDDDTEIAWVTIPAGTFVMGCSAGDTDCEDHENPPRTVILTQSFQMAATETTQAQYAAVMGSNPSHFASCGGNCPVEMVSWDDAKAFCEAVGGRLPTEAEWEYAARAGTTTKFYCGDDVACLEDNAWYGLTEDDEAITHPVASKIPNAWGLYDVMGNVGEWVNDWYSDSYFAGRPTPDTDPPGPGSGVNRVWRSSAFFEDAVDMRMSRRRPLAELGVLLGVGFRCVK